In a single window of the Gossypium hirsutum isolate 1008001.06 chromosome D02, Gossypium_hirsutum_v2.1, whole genome shotgun sequence genome:
- the LOC107907982 gene encoding uncharacterized protein translates to MDSFEFDNVKAEKEDALCRYNMERKLMIGFRLIGFLLVLFLLLWLCFPTIVESAGHFRRRFVSAFNKPLFTFIIVNIIILAVYALSNQKRTHKQSTRNNIYDEYVSSYRSIPATSAVLTANVSDFPVTEVSTVDKRIVLVENAVAASPVKQRATIIDTITESKISVSTVKQPKTKLCSTEVKQKHYERSRSMVSECRQRESFREFRRSETAVSSREMVMSGIEPARKSMEEMSSEEFQLIIDSFIAERRKTLMQENIGHYSRRKESIVGMK, encoded by the coding sequence ATGGATTCCTTCGAATTTGATAACGTCAAGGCCGAGAAAGAAGATGCCTTATGTCGATACAACATGGAGAGGAAGTTGATGATCGGTTTTCGGTTAATCGGGTTTTTGTTGGTTTTATTTTTGCTATTATGGCTTTGCTTCCCCACCATCGTCGAGTCTGCTGGTCATTTTCGCCGCCGTTTTGTTTCTGCTTTTAACAAACCTCTCTTCACTTTCATCATTGTAAACATCATCATCCTTGCCGTTTATGCTTTGTCTAACCAAAAAAGGACCCACAAACAAAGCACTAGAAACAACATCTACGACGAATACGTCAGCTCTTACCGGAGCATACCAGCGACATCTGCCGTTCTGACGGCCAACGTATCCGACTTTCCAGTCACGGAGGTGTCGACGGTGGACAAACGAATCGTGTTGGTAGAAAATGCGGTTGCTGCTTCTCCAGTAAAGCAGCGAGCTACGATAATTGATACAATTACAGAAAGTAAAATTTCGGTCTCAACAGTTAAACAACCTAAGACGAAGCTTTGTTCAACTGAAGTGAAGCAAAAACATTACGAAAGAAGTCGATCAATGGTATCAGAATGTCGACAGAGAGAGTCCTTCCGGGAGTTTCGGAGATCGGAGACAGCTGTGAGTAGCCGAGAAATGGTGATGTCAGGCATAGAGCCGGCGAGGAAATCAATGGAGGAAATGAGCAGTGAAGAGTTTCAGTTGATAATTGATAGTTTCATAGCTGAAAGGAGGAAGACTCTGATGCAAGAAAATATTGGTCACTATAGTAGGAGAAAAGAATCCATTGTAGGTATGAAATAG